A portion of the Caenorhabditis elegans chromosome III genome contains these proteins:
- the Y39E4B.11 gene encoding UDG domain-containing protein (Confirmed by transcript evidence), protein MNQKPTPLMSPPPPAQQNGKDHKEKLHRIEDIMYSDADTFPEFSNRDGSRETVDTCWQLVLIRVPEHPNETHIKTINDAITSEMKATWKIPATSFAYVSAPHIPILQLAYGVAKKHFGEKTAIRSSFMFAEPKNDKFLIAKDSDLKHLKYEVILGASRFCWTKVETHAEMSKRIESTLFELMRVLPNLVLFLGPLAFDVLYETLEMQKRKTIAKPGVVIENFKRENNKWKRVQKHGATSISVPLC, encoded by the exons atgaatcaaaaaccGACGCCTTTGATGTCACCGCCTCCGCCTGCTCAACAAAACGG aaaagatCACAAGGAAAAGCTCCATCGCATTGAGGACATCATGTATTCGGACGCCGACACGTTTCCCGAATTTTCGAATCGTGATGGATCACGTGAAACGGTGGACACTTGTTGGCAGCTAGTCTTGATTCGTGTACCCGAACATCCAAATGAGACTCACATCAAAACAATCAATGACGCAATTACGAGTGAGATGAAAGCCACGTGGAAGATCCCGGCCACTTCGTTCGCTTACGTCTCCGCGCCACACATTCCGATTTTGCAGTTGGCTTACGGAGTTGCGAAGAAGCATTTTGGGGAGAAGACCGCGATTCGATCAAGCTTCATGTTTGCAGAGCCGAAGAACGATAAG tttctaatCGCTAAGGATTCGGACTTGAAGCATCTCAAATATGAGGTGATCCTTGGCGCGAGCCGCTTCTGTTGGACAAAAGTGGAGACTCACGCGGAAATGTCAAAACGAATTGAGTCGACACTTTTTGA ATTGATGCGTGTTCTTCCGAATCTTGTCCTTTTCCTCGGACCGCTCGCGTTTGACGTTCTCTACGAGACACTCGAGATGCAGAAACGAAAAACGATTGCCAAACCGGGAGTAGTCATCGAGAATTTCAAACGGGAAAATAACAAATGGAAGCGTGTTCAGAAGCACGGAGCCACGTCGATCTCTGTTCCATTGTGTTGA
- the gly-5 gene encoding Polypeptide N-acetylgalactosaminyltransferase 5 (Confirmed by transcript evidence) has protein sequence MIIFKKKAILKVLLLVPVFWICSLIFFAATSNDSSQIGSNNDLANKIAEANFHPKAAKQDVIQGFGPPIEPEPVVENNKVEEEEQPGGNLAKPKFMVDPNDPIYKKGDAAQAGELGKAVVVDKTKLSTEEKAKYDKGMLNNAFNQYASDMISVHRTLPTNIDAECKTEKYNENLPRTSVIICFHNEAWSVLLRTVHSVLERTPDHLLEEVVLVDDFSDMDHTKRPLEEYMSQFGGKVKILRMEKREGLIRARLRGAAVATGEVLTYLDSHCECMEGWMEPLLDRIKRDPTTVVCPVIDVIDDNTFEYHHSKAYFTSVGGFDWGLQFNWHSIPERDRKNRTRPIDPVRSPTMAGGLFSIDKKYFEKLGTYDPGFDIWGGENLELSFKIWMCGGTLEIVPCSHVGHVFRKRSPYKWRTGVNVLKRNSIRLAEVWLDDYKTYYYERINNQLGDFGDISSRKKLREDLGCKSFKWYLDNIYPELFVPGESVAKGEMRNAGGKNRQCIDYKPSGGKTVGMYQCHNQGGNQYWMLSKDGEIRRDESCVDYAGSDVMVFPCHGMKGNQEWRYNHDTGRLQHAVSQKCLGMTKDGAKLEMVACQYDDPYQHWKFKEYNEAKAIEHGAKPPS, from the exons ATGATTATATTCAAGAAAAAGGCGATATTAAAAGTTCTCCTCTTGGTTCCAGTTTTTTGGATTTGctcgttgatttttttcgcagCAACCAGCAATGATAGTAGCCAg aTCGGATCAAATAACGATCTCGCGAATAAAATTGCGGAGGCGAATTTCCACCCGAAAGCCGCGAAACAAGACGTAATTCAAGGATTTGGGCCGCCGATTGAGCCGGAACCTGTCGTAGAGAATAATAAAgtggaagaagaagagcaaCCCGGCGGGAACTTGGCCAAACCAAAATTTATGGTCGATCCGAACGATCCGATTTATAAAAAAGGAGACGCAGCGCAAGCCGGAGAGCTTGGAAAGGCAGTTGTCGTCGATAAAACT aaactatcGACCGAAGAAAAGGCAAAATACGACAAGGGAATGCTCAACAACGCTTTTAATCAATACGCATCTGATATGATATCAGTACATCGAACTTTGCCAACTAATATTGATGCTGa atgtaaaaccgaaaaatacaATGAAAATCTGCCGCGAACGTCTGTAATCATCTGTTTCCACAATGAAGCATGGTCAGTGCTTCTCAGAACAGTACACTCGGTTCTTGAACGTACTCCCGATCATTTACTGGAAGAAGTTGTGCTGGTTGATGATTTTTCGGATATGGATCACACGAAACGTCCGTTGGAAGAATACATGTCACAGTTTGGTGGAAAAGTCAAGATTTTGAGAATGGAGAAGCGTGAGGGATTGATTCGAGCAAGACTTCGTGGAGCTGCCGTCGCTACTGGAGAAGTGTTGACTTATTTGGATTCACATTGCGAGTGCATGGAag gATGGATGGAGCCTCTACTCGACCGAATAAAACGTGATCCAACTACAGTAGTCTGCCCAGTAATTGATGTGATCGATGACAATACATTCGAATATCATCATTCAAAAGCCTACTTCACAAGTGTCGGTGGATTCGATTGGGGACTTCAATTCAATTGGCACTCGATTCCGGAGAGAGATCGCAAGAATCGAACACGTCCAATCGATCCAGTACGATCACCTACGATGGCTGGTGGTCTCTTCTCGATTGATaagaaatatttcgaaaaactcgGAACTTATGATCCTGGATTCGATATTTGGGGAGGAGAGAACTTGGAGCTGTCCTTTAAA atctgGATGTGTGGAGGTACACTGGAAATCGTGCCATGCTCTCACGTTGGACACGTCTTCCGTAAGCGTTCACCGTACAAATGGAGAACTGGAGTCAATGTGCTGAAAAGAAATTCGATTCGTCTGGCTGAAGTTTGGCTCGATGATTATAAAACATACTATTACGAGAGAATCAATAATCAATTG GGTGATTTCGGAGACATTTCCTCTCGTAAAAAGCTTCGTGAAGATCTTGGCTGTAAATCATTCAAATGGTATTTGGATAATATTTACCCGGAACTTTTTGTCCCTGGAGAATCTGTTGCCAAAGGAGAG ATGCGGAACGCTGGCGGCAAAAACCGTCAATGTATCGACTACAAACCGTCAGGCGGGAAGACAGTCGGCATGTATCAGTGCCATAATCAGGGTGGAAATCag tactGGATGCTGTCGAAAGACGGAGAAATTCGACGAGACGAATCGTGTGTTGATTATGCCGGTTCTGATGTTATGGTATTCCCATGTCATGGAATGAAGGGAAATCAAGAATGGCGGTACAATCATGAT actgGCCGACTCCAGCACGCTGTCTCACAAAAATGCCTAGGCATGACAAAGGATGGGGCGAAGCTTGAGATGGTCGCCTGCCAGTATGATGATCCTTATCAACACTGGAAATTCAAGGAATACAATGAAGCAAAGGCCATCGAGCATGGAGCCAAACCGCCGagctaa
- the gly-5 gene encoding Polypeptide N-acetylgalactosaminyltransferase 5 (Confirmed by transcript evidence), with protein sequence MIIFKKKAILKVLLLVPVFWICSLIFFAATSNDSSQIGSNNDLANKIAEANFHPKAAKQDVIQGFGPPIEPEPVVENNKVEEEEQPGGNLAKPKFMVDPNDPIYKKGDAAQAGELGKAVVVDKTKLSTEEKAKYDKGMLNNAFNQYASDMISVHRTLPTNIDAECKTEKYNENLPRTSVIICFHNEAWSVLLRTVHSVLERTPDHLLEEVVLVDDFSDMDHTKRPLEEYMSQFGGKVKILRMEKREGLIRARLRGAAVATGEVLTYLDSHCECMEGWMEPLLDRIKRDPTTVVCPVIDVIDDNTFEYHHSKAYFTSVGGFDWGLQFNWHSIPERDRKNRTRPIDPVRSPTMAGGLFSIDKKYFEKLGTYDPGFDIWGGENLELSFKIWMCGGTLEIVPCSHVGHVFRKRSPYKWRTGVNVLKRNSIRLAEVWLDDYKTYYYERINNQLGDFGDISSRKKLREDLGCKSFKWYLDNIYPELFVPGESVAKGELRNAQTSQCLDSAVGEEVENKAITPYPCHEQGGNQYWMLSKDGEIRRDESCVDYAGSDVMVFPCHGMKGNQEWRYNHDTGRLQHAVSQKCLGMTKDGAKLEMVACQYDDPYQHWKFKEYNEAKAIEHGAKPPS encoded by the exons ATGATTATATTCAAGAAAAAGGCGATATTAAAAGTTCTCCTCTTGGTTCCAGTTTTTTGGATTTGctcgttgatttttttcgcagCAACCAGCAATGATAGTAGCCAg aTCGGATCAAATAACGATCTCGCGAATAAAATTGCGGAGGCGAATTTCCACCCGAAAGCCGCGAAACAAGACGTAATTCAAGGATTTGGGCCGCCGATTGAGCCGGAACCTGTCGTAGAGAATAATAAAgtggaagaagaagagcaaCCCGGCGGGAACTTGGCCAAACCAAAATTTATGGTCGATCCGAACGATCCGATTTATAAAAAAGGAGACGCAGCGCAAGCCGGAGAGCTTGGAAAGGCAGTTGTCGTCGATAAAACT aaactatcGACCGAAGAAAAGGCAAAATACGACAAGGGAATGCTCAACAACGCTTTTAATCAATACGCATCTGATATGATATCAGTACATCGAACTTTGCCAACTAATATTGATGCTGa atgtaaaaccgaaaaatacaATGAAAATCTGCCGCGAACGTCTGTAATCATCTGTTTCCACAATGAAGCATGGTCAGTGCTTCTCAGAACAGTACACTCGGTTCTTGAACGTACTCCCGATCATTTACTGGAAGAAGTTGTGCTGGTTGATGATTTTTCGGATATGGATCACACGAAACGTCCGTTGGAAGAATACATGTCACAGTTTGGTGGAAAAGTCAAGATTTTGAGAATGGAGAAGCGTGAGGGATTGATTCGAGCAAGACTTCGTGGAGCTGCCGTCGCTACTGGAGAAGTGTTGACTTATTTGGATTCACATTGCGAGTGCATGGAag gATGGATGGAGCCTCTACTCGACCGAATAAAACGTGATCCAACTACAGTAGTCTGCCCAGTAATTGATGTGATCGATGACAATACATTCGAATATCATCATTCAAAAGCCTACTTCACAAGTGTCGGTGGATTCGATTGGGGACTTCAATTCAATTGGCACTCGATTCCGGAGAGAGATCGCAAGAATCGAACACGTCCAATCGATCCAGTACGATCACCTACGATGGCTGGTGGTCTCTTCTCGATTGATaagaaatatttcgaaaaactcgGAACTTATGATCCTGGATTCGATATTTGGGGAGGAGAGAACTTGGAGCTGTCCTTTAAA atctgGATGTGTGGAGGTACACTGGAAATCGTGCCATGCTCTCACGTTGGACACGTCTTCCGTAAGCGTTCACCGTACAAATGGAGAACTGGAGTCAATGTGCTGAAAAGAAATTCGATTCGTCTGGCTGAAGTTTGGCTCGATGATTATAAAACATACTATTACGAGAGAATCAATAATCAATTG GGTGATTTCGGAGACATTTCCTCTCGTAAAAAGCTTCGTGAAGATCTTGGCTGTAAATCATTCAAATGGTATTTGGATAATATTTACCCGGAACTTTTTGTCCCTGGAGAATCTGTTGCCAAAGGAGAG CTGCGAAACGCGCAAACGTCCCAGTGTCTGGATAGTGCAGTCGGAGAGGAGGTCGAGAATAAGGCGATCACGCCGTATCCGTGTCATGAGCAAGGAGGAAATCAG tactGGATGCTGTCGAAAGACGGAGAAATTCGACGAGACGAATCGTGTGTTGATTATGCCGGTTCTGATGTTATGGTATTCCCATGTCATGGAATGAAGGGAAATCAAGAATGGCGGTACAATCATGAT actgGCCGACTCCAGCACGCTGTCTCACAAAAATGCCTAGGCATGACAAAGGATGGGGCGAAGCTTGAGATGGTCGCCTGCCAGTATGATGATCCTTATCAACACTGGAAATTCAAGGAATACAATGAAGCAAAGGCCATCGAGCATGGAGCCAAACCGCCGagctaa
- the tsp-3 gene encoding Tetraspanin (Confirmed by transcript evidence) produces the protein MSFCTFLARIFLFFLNLAQTLVGFTVIALTLWIRFDKGFESEIRTNILRDNDPEPLAGVKSDIRTGIIVSFWIIIGFAIANVIIGFVGVIGAVIRSKYLLAPYFLFMVILFLLEIAIGITVLVKRRSVRRTVKEYVFDSFNMNAQADISAFNFRYNCCGAENLPNLNCFAGQPTCSSAVWDRLDFTMMIFGICMLIIVVLQMFTAFLTVPIIIERKRETSYQQ, from the exons ATGtcattttgcacttttctcGCACGGATTTTTCTATTCTTCTTGAACTTGGCGCAAACG cttgtcGGTTTTACAGTAATCGCTCTCACACTTTGGATTCGTTTTGATAAAGGCTTCGAATCGGAAATTCGGACTAATATATTGAGGGATAATGATCCGGAGCCATTGGCTGGTGTGAAGTCGGATATTAGAACAGGG atcattGTCTCTTTCTGGATAATCATCGGATTTGCCATTGCTAATGTGATAATCGGATTTGTTGGCGTTATTGGAGCAGTTATCCGGAGCAAGTATCTATTG GCTCCATACTTTCTGTTTATGGTTATCTTGTTTCTTTTGGAAATTGCAATTGGTATTACCGTGTTGGTGAAGAGAAGATCCGTTAGAAGAACTGTCAAGGAATATGTTTTCGATTCGTTCAACATGAATGCCCAGGCTGATATTTCTGCGTTTAATTTTAGA TACAACTGCTGTGGAGCCGAAAATCTGCCAAATTTGAACTGTTTCGCCGGCCAGCCAACATGTTCGTCAGCTGTCTGGGATCGTCTCGATTTTACAATGATGATCTTCGGAATCTGTATGCTGATTATAGTTGTGTTACAAATGTTCACAGCATTTCTCACTGTTCCAATTATTATTGAGAGAAAGAGGGAAACGTCTTAtcaacagtaa
- the Y43F4A.1 gene encoding Leishmanolysin-like peptidase (Confirmed by transcript evidence): MKPRLIFIFFACYFLNFLPFSNQLPCSYQNPRIEDILLEVPIEHEHPHRHRRGLPSSDPTSPPVEKFAPLRIQLHYDKSIQNLTAEVQNFVNTTLLPEAVGYWENALRVRPMTTPIRLRRKCISSFYYYKQGMRNVACDKGCRERTTCGEADIPRDHLLDCLACNNTDDCKTTGELGEGVKDTDFILYVTAHDSKRCEGPETLSYAAHCQQEADFDRPIAGNVNLCPSALSVHNHDYEILTSTVKHEILHALGFSVGLYAFFRDSEGKPRTKRNRYGRPTSLNKQKGYYDWDSNTITTVLRENWWTGEGKVIHPIHMMVTPKVREEARRHFGCDKLEGAELENQGGEGTYLTHWEKRAYENEAMTGTHTQNPVYSRLTLAFLEDTGWYQPNYEVAEDLHWGKQLGCDFAMKSCGEWIHEKKILGEDAYPYCSDIKHDGSKSMAITRCTTQRDSLALCNLVPFQKELPSQYRNFMSLPGVNPDGAKYYGGSVEMADYCPFLQEFEWKLIDKTQHKDSRCELEGNGKEGEDILEVYGANSKCFEFPKPWTERKCGRIRVLSHYMAGCYEHQCTNGTLYVGSYNATDMYPCYAENQKIHIKKVVDGWLREGSLICPKCEDYCTNCGPPIVIPDYIGDPELDEPCSSNFKLSVLAFLCYLIFLHIRS; this comes from the exons ATGAAACCCCGGTTAATATTCATATTCTTTGCCTGCTATTTCCTAAATTTCTTGCCCTTCTCAAATCAATTGCCATGTTCTTATCAG AATCCACGAATAGAAGACATATTACTGGAAGTGCCAATAGAACACGAACATCCACATCGTCATCGTAGAGGTCTACCAAGTTCAGATCCAACCTCCCCTCCAGTTGAAAAGTTCGCTCCATTGAGAATCCAATTACACTATGACAAAAGTATACAGAATCTGACAGCTGAagtacaaaattttgtgaatacCACATTATTGCCTGAAGCTGTTGGATATTGGGAAAATGCACTAAGAGTTCGACCTATGACGACACCTATTCGGTTGAGAAG aAAGTGTATCTCCTCATTCTACTACTACAAGCAAGGAATGCGAAATGTTGCATGTGACAAAGGTTGCCGAGAGAGAACAACGTGTGGAGAGGCAGACATTCCCCGTGATCATTTGTTG GACTGTTTGGCATGTAATAATACTGATGATTGTAAAACCACTGGAGAACTGGGCGAAGGAGTTAAGGACACAGATTTTATATT ATACGTCACTGCGCATGACTCCAAAAGATGCGAAGGCCCTGAAACTCTGTCATATGCTGCTCACTGCCAACAAGAAGCTGACTTTGATCGCCCTATAGCTGGAAATGTGAATCTTTGCCCGAGCGCCTTGTCTGTTCACAATCATGATTACGAAATACTTACGAGCACTGTAAAACATGAAATACTTCATGCCCTAGGATTCTCTGTTGGATTATACGCTTTCTTTCGTGATTCGGAAGGTAAACCTAGGACAAAAAG GAATCGCTACGGACGACCTACCTCACTGAACAAACAGAAAGGGTATTATGATTGGGATAGCAACACAATAACCACGGTTTTGAGAGAGAATTGGTGGACTGGAGAAGGAAAa GTTATCCACCCGATTCACATGATGGTTACGCCAAAAGTTCGAGAAGAAGCGCGAAGACATTTCGGATGTGATAAGCTTGAAGGGGCGGAGCTTGAGAATCAAGGAGGCGAGGGAACCTATTTAACACACTGGGAAAAACGGGCATATGAG aacgAAGCAATGACTGGCACGCACACTCAGAATCCAGTATATTCTCGATTAACGTTGGCATTTTTGGAGGATACGGGATGGTATCAACCTAATTATGA AGTCGCCGAAGATCTTCACTGGGGAAAGCAGCTTGGATGTGATTTCGCGATGAAAAGTTGCGGAGAATGGATTCATGAGAAAAAGATTTT AGGTGAAGATGCTTATCCATACTGCAGTGATATAAAGCATGACGGATCAAAGTCGATGGCAATTACTAg atgtaCAACTCAACGTGATTCTCTAGCATTGTGCAACCTTGTACCATTCCAAAAAGAGCTCCCTTCCCAATATCGTAATTTTATGAGCCTCCCCGGAGTGAACCCTGATGGAGCAAAATATTACGGTGGCTCAGTTGAAATGGCTGATTATTGCCCGTTTTTACAAGAATTCGAATGGAAACTGATCGATAAAACTCAACACAAGGACTCGAGATGTGAACTTGAAGGGAATGGTAAAGAGGGAGAGGATATTCTAGAGGTTTATGGAGCAAATTCCAAATGTTTCGAATTTCCGAAACCGTGGACTGAGAGAAAGTGTGGGAGGATTCGAGTTTTATCGCATTATATGGCTGGGTGTTATGAG caccaATGCACAAATGGAACACTCTATGTTGGTTCTTATAATGCAACAGATATGTATCCATGTTacgctgaaaatcaaaaaatacacatcaaaaaagttgttgatgGATGGCTTCGAGAAGGTTCCCTGATATGTCCAAAATGTGAAGATTACTGTACCAACTGTGGACCGCCCATCGTCATACCAGATTACATTGGAGATCCTGAACTTGATGAGCCTTGCTCTTCTAACTTTAAATTATCAGTTTTAGCGTTTTTatgttatttaatttttcttcacaTTCGATCATAG
- the gly-5 gene encoding Polypeptide N-acetylgalactosaminyltransferase 5 (Confirmed by transcript evidence), which yields MIIFKKKAILKVLLLVPVFWICSLIFFAATSNDSSQIGSNNDLANKIAEANFHPKAAKQDVIQGFGPPIEPEPVVENNKVEEEEQPGGNLAKPKFMVDPNDPIYKKGDAAQAGELGKAVVVDKTKLSTEEKAKYDKGMLNNAFNQYASDMISVHRTLPTNIDAECKTEKYNENLPRTSVIICFHNEAWSVLLRTVHSVLERTPDHLLEEVVLVDDFSDMDHTKRPLEEYMSQFGGKVKILRMEKREGLIRARLRGAAVATGEVLTYLDSHCECMEGWMEPLLDRIKRDPTTVVCPVIDVIDDNTFEYHHSKAYFTSVGGFDWGLQFNWHSIPERDRKNRTRPIDPVRSPTMAGGLFSIDKKYFEKLGTYDPGFDIWGGENLELSFKIWMCGGTLEIVPCSHVGHVFRKRSPYKWRTGVNVLKRNSIRLAEVWLDDYKTYYYERINNQLGDFGDISSRKKLREDLGCKSFKWYLDNIYPELFVPGESVAKGEVRNSAVQPARCLDCMVGRHEKNRPVGTYQCHGQGGNQYWMLSKDGEIRRDESCVDYAGSDVMVFPCHGMKGNQEWRYNHDTGRLQHAVSQKCLGMTKDGAKLEMVACQYDDPYQHWKFKEYNEAKAIEHGAKPPS from the exons ATGATTATATTCAAGAAAAAGGCGATATTAAAAGTTCTCCTCTTGGTTCCAGTTTTTTGGATTTGctcgttgatttttttcgcagCAACCAGCAATGATAGTAGCCAg aTCGGATCAAATAACGATCTCGCGAATAAAATTGCGGAGGCGAATTTCCACCCGAAAGCCGCGAAACAAGACGTAATTCAAGGATTTGGGCCGCCGATTGAGCCGGAACCTGTCGTAGAGAATAATAAAgtggaagaagaagagcaaCCCGGCGGGAACTTGGCCAAACCAAAATTTATGGTCGATCCGAACGATCCGATTTATAAAAAAGGAGACGCAGCGCAAGCCGGAGAGCTTGGAAAGGCAGTTGTCGTCGATAAAACT aaactatcGACCGAAGAAAAGGCAAAATACGACAAGGGAATGCTCAACAACGCTTTTAATCAATACGCATCTGATATGATATCAGTACATCGAACTTTGCCAACTAATATTGATGCTGa atgtaaaaccgaaaaatacaATGAAAATCTGCCGCGAACGTCTGTAATCATCTGTTTCCACAATGAAGCATGGTCAGTGCTTCTCAGAACAGTACACTCGGTTCTTGAACGTACTCCCGATCATTTACTGGAAGAAGTTGTGCTGGTTGATGATTTTTCGGATATGGATCACACGAAACGTCCGTTGGAAGAATACATGTCACAGTTTGGTGGAAAAGTCAAGATTTTGAGAATGGAGAAGCGTGAGGGATTGATTCGAGCAAGACTTCGTGGAGCTGCCGTCGCTACTGGAGAAGTGTTGACTTATTTGGATTCACATTGCGAGTGCATGGAag gATGGATGGAGCCTCTACTCGACCGAATAAAACGTGATCCAACTACAGTAGTCTGCCCAGTAATTGATGTGATCGATGACAATACATTCGAATATCATCATTCAAAAGCCTACTTCACAAGTGTCGGTGGATTCGATTGGGGACTTCAATTCAATTGGCACTCGATTCCGGAGAGAGATCGCAAGAATCGAACACGTCCAATCGATCCAGTACGATCACCTACGATGGCTGGTGGTCTCTTCTCGATTGATaagaaatatttcgaaaaactcgGAACTTATGATCCTGGATTCGATATTTGGGGAGGAGAGAACTTGGAGCTGTCCTTTAAA atctgGATGTGTGGAGGTACACTGGAAATCGTGCCATGCTCTCACGTTGGACACGTCTTCCGTAAGCGTTCACCGTACAAATGGAGAACTGGAGTCAATGTGCTGAAAAGAAATTCGATTCGTCTGGCTGAAGTTTGGCTCGATGATTATAAAACATACTATTACGAGAGAATCAATAATCAATTG GGTGATTTCGGAGACATTTCCTCTCGTAAAAAGCTTCGTGAAGATCTTGGCTGTAAATCATTCAAATGGTATTTGGATAATATTTACCCGGAACTTTTTGTCCCTGGAGAATCTGTTGCCAAAGGAGAG GTGCGCAACAGTGCGGTGCAACCCGCACGATGTCTCGATTGCATGGTAGGCCGGCACGAAAAGAATCGTCCCGTCGGTACGTACCAGTGTCACGGTCAGGGCGGAAATCAG tactGGATGCTGTCGAAAGACGGAGAAATTCGACGAGACGAATCGTGTGTTGATTATGCCGGTTCTGATGTTATGGTATTCCCATGTCATGGAATGAAGGGAAATCAAGAATGGCGGTACAATCATGAT actgGCCGACTCCAGCACGCTGTCTCACAAAAATGCCTAGGCATGACAAAGGATGGGGCGAAGCTTGAGATGGTCGCCTGCCAGTATGATGATCCTTATCAACACTGGAAATTCAAGGAATACAATGAAGCAAAGGCCATCGAGCATGGAGCCAAACCGCCGagctaa
- the Y43F4A.1 gene encoding Leishmanolysin-like peptidase (Confirmed by transcript evidence) translates to MKPRLIFIFFACYFLNFLPFSNQLPCSYQNPRIEDILLEVPIEHEHPHRHRRGLPSSDPTSPPVEKI, encoded by the exons ATGAAACCCCGGTTAATATTCATATTCTTTGCCTGCTATTTCCTAAATTTCTTGCCCTTCTCAAATCAATTGCCATGTTCTTATCAG AATCCACGAATAGAAGACATATTACTGGAAGTGCCAATAGAACACGAACATCCACATCGTCATCGTAGAGGTCTACCAAGTTCAGATCCAACCTCCCCTCCAGTTGAAAA AATCTGA